The Cellulosimicrobium sp. ES-005 genome segment CGGGCGTGCCGGAGCCCTCCCACTCGCCCTCGGGCCAGTCCTCGTCCGACCAGTCCTCGTCCGACCACTCGTCGGTCGGCGCGGTGTACCACGCGGCGATCTGCCCGCCCGCGTCGCTCGCCACACCCGCCGCGAAGCCGACCCCTCCGCCCACGGCGAGGCACGCCGCGCCGACGATCAGCCCGACGGCGGTGCGCGACAGCCCGCGGCGCGCGGCCGCCGGGGGCGGGGCGGGGAGCCCGGCGACGGGGTACGTCGGGCCTGGGCCCGGAGGGAGCGGTGCTGTCGGCGCGGTCCCCGGCGGGACGGGGCCATGGCCGATCGGGGCGGGCACGTACCCGGGAGGAGCCTGCGGAGGCATCGGCGCGAGGGGGACCGGTGCGGCGGTGAGCGGGGCGGCCGCGTGCCCGGGCGCCGGGAGCGGAGGCGGGGATGATCCAGGAGCCGCCGGGGGCGGGCCGGACGGGCCCGACGTCGACTGGCTCGGCGGCGCGAAGGGATTGCTCATGGTGCTCCGGGCTCGTGCGTGCGAGCGCCCGGACGACGGGGTGTCGCCGTGCGTGGCCGGATGTTCCCACACGGCGACGTCCCCGCGCCACCACGTCCGCCCGGGTGCCGGTGTCGAGCACGACGTCGCTCGCCCGCGAGAACGACCTTGGTGTCGTTATCGCGCGGATAACGACACCAAGGTCGTGTTCGGCGGGTCCGTTACGGCTGGTCGGAGTCCGAGCCCACCAGGAACTGCGAGTACGCACCGATGGTGAGGAACGTCGGGAAGTCCTCGGCCAGCGCGACGGCGCGGAAGACGTTCGCCGCGTCGTCGATGCGGTTGCCCGGGGTGCGCGGCAGGTCGTCGACGATCTCGGCGAGGAGCGCCTCGACGCGGTCGCGCGTGATCGGCACGCCGTTCTCCGTGCGCGTGCCCGACGCGATCCACTGCCACACCTGCGACCGCGAGATCTCGGCGGTCGCGGCGTCCTCCATGAGGTGGTCGATCGCCGCGGCGCCGACGCCCCGCAGCCACGACTCGAGGTACCGCACGCCGACGGAGACGTTGGAGCGCAGGCCCGCGGCGGTCACCGTCGCCCCGGCGCGTCGTGCCGAGCCGATGTCGAGCAGCTCGTGCTGACCCACCTCGACGTCGTCCCGCAGGCGGGACACCTGGTGCGGCCGGTCGCCCAGCACGGCGTCGAACTCGGCGCGCGCGACCTCGATGAGGTCGGGGTGCGCGACCCACGTGCCGTCGAACCCGTCCGTCGCCTCGCGGCGCTTGTCGGCGCGCACCTGCTCGAACGCGCGCTCGGTGACGTCGGGCCGGCGTCGGTCGGGGATGAACGCGCTCATGCCGCCGATCGCGTGCGCGCCGCGCTTGTGGCACGTCGCGACGAGCAGCTCGGTGTACGCCCGCATGAACGGGGCGGTCATGGTGACCTGCGCGCGGTCGGGCAGCACGTACGAGTCGCCGCGCGTGCGGAACGCCTTGATGACGGAGAACAGGTAGTCCCACCGCCCGGCGTTGAGCCCCGCGCAGTGCTCGCGCAGCTCGTGGAGGATCTCCTCCATCTCGAACGCCGCGGGCAGGGTCTCGATGAGCACCGTGGCGCGGATCGTGCCCTGCGGCAGCCCCAGGTACTCCTGGGCGAGCACGAACACGTCGTTCCACAGCCGCGCCTCGCGGTAGCCCTCGAGCTTGGGCAGGTAGAAGTACGGTCCGCGTCCGCGCTCGACGAGCTCGCGGGCGTTGTGGAACGCGTAGAGCCCGAAGTCCACGAGCGACGCCGACGCCGACACGCTGACCCCGGCCCGGTCGACGTACCGCATGTGCTTCTCGATGAGGTGCCACCCGCGCGGGCGGAACACGATCGTCGGGAGGTCGGTGAGCGTCGTCGAGCGCAGGCGGTACTCCTTGCGGTGGTCGCCCGCGCCGGTCGAGTGGGTCAGCGTCCCGCGGATCGCGTCGTGCAGCGCGAGCTGGCCCTCGACGACGTTGCGCCACGTGGGGCTGGAGGCGTCCTCGGCGTCGGCGAGCCACACCTTCGCGCCCGAGTTGAGCGCGTTGATCGTCATCTTGGGGTCGGTCGGGCCGGTGATCTCGACGCGTCGGTCCTCGAGCCCCGGCGCGCCGTCCGAGCCCGCGACGCGCCACGACGGGTCGTCGCGCACGGGCCGCGTCGCGGCGCGGAAGTCGGGGTCGATCCCGTCCGCGACGTCCTGACGGCGCTGCTGGCGGTCCATGAGGAGCTCGTGGCGGCGGGCCACGAACCGGTCGTGCAGCAGCGTGAGGAAGTCGAGCGCCTCGGGCGTGAGGATCTCGCGGTAGCGCTCGCCCAGCGTCCCGGTGACGCGCAGCGTGCCGGTGACGCGGAAGGCCCCCGACGGCGTCGGCGCGCCCGGGCGCTCGGCGTGCGGGCCGCCGTCGGGCCCGGTCCCGGACGGACCGGAGGCCGGGGGAGAGGTGGTCGTGGTGAGGGTGCTCATGGCGTGCTCCGAAGGTCGATGTCGCGAGGTAGAGCTCTGGTAGGCCGAGGTAGAGCCCTGGTCCCGCGAGGTAGAGGCCTGGTCATGACCAGGCCTCTACCTCGCAGGACCGGGCCTCTACCTCGCGAGAACGGGGTTAGTGGAACTGGGCGGTCTCGGTGGACCCGGCGAGCGCGAGGGTGGCGGCGTCGGGGTTGAGAGCCGTGGCGACCCGGTCGAAGTAGCCGGTGCCGACCTCCCGCTGGTGGCGGGTGGCGGTGTAGCCGTCGGCCTCGGAGGCGAACTCGGCCTCCTGGAGCTCGACGTAGGCGGACATCGCGCGCTCGTTGTAGCCGCGCGCGAGCTCGAACATGGAGTGCGAGACGGCGTGGAAGCCGGCCAGGGTGATGAACTGGAACGCGTAGCCCATGGCGGCGAGCTCCTTCTGGAAGCTCGCGATCTGCGCGTCGTCGAGGTGCTTCTTCCAGTTGAACGACGGCGAGCAGTTGTAGGCGAGCTTCTTGTCCGGGTGCTGCGCGTGGATCGTCTCGGCGAACGTGCGCGCGAGCTCGAGGTCGGGCTCGCCCGTCTCGACCCAGATGAGGTCGGAGTACGGGGCGTACGCGAGACCGCGCGCGACCACCGCGTCGAGGCCGGGCCGCACCCGGTAGAAGCCCTCGGACGTGCGCTCGCCCGTGAGGAACGGCTGGTCGCGCTCGTCGACGTCGGACGTGAGCAGGTCCGCGGCGAGCGAGTCGGTGCGGGCGATGATGACCGACGGCACGCCCGCGACGTCGGCCGCGAGGCGCGCGGCGTTGAGCGTGCGGATGTGCTGGCTCGTGGGGACCAGCACCTTGCCGCCGAGGTGGCCGCACTTCTTCTCCGACGCGAGCTGGTCCTCCCAGTGCACGCCCGCGGCGCCCGCGGCGATCATCGAGTGCATGAGCTCGTACGCGTTGAGCGGGCCGCCGAACCCGGCCTCGGCGTCGGCCACGACCGGGGCGAGCCAGTCGCGGCTCGGCGCACCGGACTCCGCCGTCTCGATCTGGTCCGCGCGCAGGAGCGCGTTGTTGATGCGGCGCACGACGGCGGGCACGGAGTTGGCGGGGTAGAGCGACTGGTCGGGGTACGTCTGGCCGGACAGGTTGGCGTCGGCCGCGACCTGCCACCCGGACAGGTAGATGGCCTGGAGGCCCGCGCGCACCTGCTGCACGGCCTGGTTGCCGGTGAACGCGCCGAGCGCGGCGACCCACTCCTCGGTGTGGACGAGGTCCCACAGCTTCTCGGCGCCGCGACGGGCGAGCGTGTGCTCCTCGCGCACCGAGCCGCGGAGCGCGACCACGTCGTCGGCGGTGTAGTCGCGCTGGAGGCCGGCCCAGCGGGGGTCGGTCGCCCACTGCTCGGCGATCTCGGCCGCGGTCTGGGTCTGGTCGCCGGGCCGGGGGCCGGAGCGGTCCGGGGTGCGGCCCGCGACGTCCGCCGTCGTCGCGACGGCGCCGAGCGGACGGGCGCCGCCCGCGTACTCGGACGGGGAGCGGCGGCTGACGATGGTGGGCCTGTTCACGGGTGCCTCCTGGTGGTGCGCCGGTCCGCGCTGCGCGGACCGGACGGGCCGGTCGGTGGACCTCGGCGAGGTCCGTGCCTCGACCTTCCTCCCGCCGACAACCCCGTCTCAAGCCGGATCGATCGAAAGAAACGTAGTTCTTCTCTTGTGCGCAAGGAGTGGCGCGTGTCACCCTCAGTCATGGCTATCCCGACGATGCGACCGGCCGGAATCGCGGAACATGCGGAAATCCCGCTCGAGAGCGAGCCCGACGCCCTGACGATCGGCCGCCGGATCCGGCACCTGCGCACCGCGCGGGGCATGACGCTCGACGAGCTGGGCGCGGCGATCGGCCGCGCGCCGTCCCAGGTGTCGCTCCTGGAGAACGGCAAGCGCGAGCCCAAGTTCGCCCTGCTCCAGGCCGTCGCGCGGGCGCTCGGCGCGAGCCTCGACGACCTGCTGTCGCCCGAGGCGCCGTCGCGCCGGGACGCCCTGGAGATCGAGCTGGAGCGCGCGCAGCGCGGTCCGCTCTTCGACGCGCTCGGGCTGCGCCCGGTCCGGGTCGGCAAGTCGCTGCCGACGGACGCGCTCGAGACGATCGTGGCGCTGGAGCGCGAGCTCCAGCGCCTGCACACCGAGCGCGCCGCGACGCCCGAGGAGGCGCGCCGCGCCAACGCGGAGCTCCGCGCGACCATGCGCGCGCAGGACAACTACTTCCCGGAGCTCGAGGACGCGGCGGCCGAGCTGCTCGACGGCGTCGGGCACGCGGGCGGCCCGCTGCCCCAGCGGGTCGCGGCGGACATCGCGGCCCACCTCGGGTTCACGCTGCACTACGTGGGCGACCTGCCGCACTCGACGCGCTCGGTGCTCGACCTGCGCCACCGCCGCGTCTACCTGCCGAGCAACGGGGTGCGCGGGCGGTCCAACGCGACGTCGGCGCTCCTCCAGGCACTCGCGCCGCACGTGCTCGGCCACGCGGAGCCGCGCGACTACCGTGAGTTCCTGCGCCAGCGCGTCGAGGCCAACTACCTCGCGGCGGCGCTCCTGCTGCCGGAGCGGCACGCGGTCAAGGCGCTGCGCGCCGCGAAGGACGCGCGCGAGATCTCCATCGAGGACCTCCGGGACGCGTTCGCGGTGTCGTACGAGACGGCCGCGCACCGGTTCACGAACCTCGCGACGAAGCACCTCGGCATCCCGGTGCACTTCATGAAGGTCCACGAGTCGGGTGTCATCCACAAGGCGTACGAGAACGACGGCGTGCGTTTCCCCGCCGACCCGCTCGGCGCCGTCGAGGGGCAGTACGTCTGCCGCAGCTGGACCGCGCGCACGGTGTTCGCGGTCGAGGACCGGCTCAGCCCGTTCAGCCAGTACACGGACACCCCGAGCGGCACGTACTGGTGCACGTCGCGCGTCCAGGCGTCGGCGGACGGCGAGTTCTCGGTGAGCGTCGGCGTCCCGTTCGCGCACGTGAAGTGGTTCCTCGGTCGCGACACGACCGAGCGCCTCGTCTCCCG includes the following:
- a CDS encoding helix-turn-helix domain-containing protein, with the translated sequence MRPAGIAEHAEIPLESEPDALTIGRRIRHLRTARGMTLDELGAAIGRAPSQVSLLENGKREPKFALLQAVARALGASLDDLLSPEAPSRRDALEIELERAQRGPLFDALGLRPVRVGKSLPTDALETIVALERELQRLHTERAATPEEARRANAELRATMRAQDNYFPELEDAAAELLDGVGHAGGPLPQRVAADIAAHLGFTLHYVGDLPHSTRSVLDLRHRRVYLPSNGVRGRSNATSALLQALAPHVLGHAEPRDYREFLRQRVEANYLAAALLLPERHAVKALRAAKDAREISIEDLRDAFAVSYETAAHRFTNLATKHLGIPVHFMKVHESGVIHKAYENDGVRFPADPLGAVEGQYVCRSWTARTVFAVEDRLSPFSQYTDTPSGTYWCTSRVQASADGEFSVSVGVPFAHVKWFLGRDTTERLVSRCPDGACCRRPPDALSDRWAGQSWPSARPHASMLAAMPTGAFPGVDTTEVYAFLDRHAPAG
- the aceA gene encoding isocitrate lyase, giving the protein MNRPTIVSRRSPSEYAGGARPLGAVATTADVAGRTPDRSGPRPGDQTQTAAEIAEQWATDPRWAGLQRDYTADDVVALRGSVREEHTLARRGAEKLWDLVHTEEWVAALGAFTGNQAVQQVRAGLQAIYLSGWQVAADANLSGQTYPDQSLYPANSVPAVVRRINNALLRADQIETAESGAPSRDWLAPVVADAEAGFGGPLNAYELMHSMIAAGAAGVHWEDQLASEKKCGHLGGKVLVPTSQHIRTLNAARLAADVAGVPSVIIARTDSLAADLLTSDVDERDQPFLTGERTSEGFYRVRPGLDAVVARGLAYAPYSDLIWVETGEPDLELARTFAETIHAQHPDKKLAYNCSPSFNWKKHLDDAQIASFQKELAAMGYAFQFITLAGFHAVSHSMFELARGYNERAMSAYVELQEAEFASEADGYTATRHQREVGTGYFDRVATALNPDAATLALAGSTETAQFH
- the aceB gene encoding malate synthase A encodes the protein MSTLTTTTSPPASGPSGTGPDGGPHAERPGAPTPSGAFRVTGTLRVTGTLGERYREILTPEALDFLTLLHDRFVARRHELLMDRQQRRQDVADGIDPDFRAATRPVRDDPSWRVAGSDGAPGLEDRRVEITGPTDPKMTINALNSGAKVWLADAEDASSPTWRNVVEGQLALHDAIRGTLTHSTGAGDHRKEYRLRSTTLTDLPTIVFRPRGWHLIEKHMRYVDRAGVSVSASASLVDFGLYAFHNARELVERGRGPYFYLPKLEGYREARLWNDVFVLAQEYLGLPQGTIRATVLIETLPAAFEMEEILHELREHCAGLNAGRWDYLFSVIKAFRTRGDSYVLPDRAQVTMTAPFMRAYTELLVATCHKRGAHAIGGMSAFIPDRRRPDVTERAFEQVRADKRREATDGFDGTWVAHPDLIEVARAEFDAVLGDRPHQVSRLRDDVEVGQHELLDIGSARRAGATVTAAGLRSNVSVGVRYLESWLRGVGAAAIDHLMEDAATAEISRSQVWQWIASGTRTENGVPITRDRVEALLAEIVDDLPRTPGNRIDDAANVFRAVALAEDFPTFLTIGAYSQFLVGSDSDQP